Proteins encoded together in one Planctopirus ephydatiae window:
- a CDS encoding GAF domain-containing protein, whose protein sequence is MNRPQVLAYPVAQVEQNVDAKAVASVFPQHLQSVWTAGNGIIAGIQPELLKSALEKGIPLLSRVIFDETLFEAFANDLREQTRQIPWTATELLAIQTALLRSLAEVEAHRWNAFRQKTWELALHRLSQILLHSSGAAKPSLATDRLAHADHTDGIQTQNHTREATSNSSIPYTSPTNPLTDSTSQQSELKPQDPTMTTAQILDQIAHSTNGIAPHDLARTESSRMLVEAAPMGLMHISKSGQIITMNHRCLEILRSIAADLQLVPDELLGGPAAHLYDRLPQLGQLSANLYTSQRFIHRTSTKMIQVDIHPATAPGGIRDGQIVSFQDITEKRRLEIAAAEAEEHQLATNRVLIELQTAESPEDAARKALEAVQKGFGWAYGSYWAMDRSANVLRFAQESGTVNPEFASLTQTTTFAEGVGLCGRAWRQRELIFVRNLAQVPDCVRGPVAMRAGVKSGVCFPLIVDDQVAGTMDFFAMEELELSTARIETLRSVGRMVSNQVQRLKTANTQAEITKNVEATNRVQLALSVATSPAEAVQIALKSVKDVFGWEYGSYWAIDNKDQVLKFSAEDGTVSPEFRRVTETSSFARGVGLNGKAWLNKDLVFVQNLASVTDCVRAPSAQIAGVKSGVALPITMYGEVIGTIDFFVTREITLSKERAEALRTVARILSSTLQQLDAFRMKCMVESMPSNMILADSNFKITYLNPASINLLRTLEKYLPVKADAILGQSIDIFHKDPAYQRNILNNLGGKSRQAQIQVGPEWLNLVISPVTDASGKSVGSMITWDVVTEKLRMENEVTRIQNMMENMPINVLMASSEGVLEYFNPAASQNLKRLENQLPRKVSELKGKPFDLFSRQTELQSRILGNPGNLPFTTRVQLGTDHLDVQVNAIYDKKGDYVGPMVTFTIITEQVQMADTFEKDIRGIVEIVTSSATEMQASAKSLAATSDETARQAQVVAAASEEATRNVETVSSASEELSKSISEIARHVQDASKMTATAVHDAEKTNATIRDLGVSSNEIGQVVKVITSIAQQTNLLALNATIEAARAGEAGKGFAVVANEVKELARQTAKATEEISQKINAIQNATGVAITAIGSIGESIRKINEISTTIASAVEEQSAATNEISRNVSEAARGTAEVSSNIAGVSQAADEGGKGAGDILTAAEGLAIESNRLDQATTQFLQKLRSN, encoded by the coding sequence ATGAATCGTCCTCAAGTTCTGGCATATCCTGTCGCGCAGGTCGAGCAGAACGTCGATGCGAAAGCAGTTGCCAGCGTCTTCCCGCAGCATCTGCAATCCGTCTGGACAGCAGGCAATGGGATCATTGCAGGAATCCAACCCGAGCTTCTCAAGAGTGCCCTGGAAAAAGGCATTCCGCTGTTATCTCGAGTGATTTTCGATGAAACACTGTTCGAAGCTTTCGCCAACGATCTCAGAGAACAAACACGGCAGATCCCCTGGACAGCCACAGAACTTCTCGCCATTCAGACAGCCCTCTTGAGATCGCTGGCTGAGGTGGAAGCCCATCGCTGGAATGCCTTCCGGCAAAAAACGTGGGAACTGGCATTGCATCGGCTCAGCCAGATTTTGCTACATTCTTCGGGTGCTGCAAAGCCGTCACTGGCTACAGACAGGCTGGCACATGCTGATCACACGGATGGCATACAGACTCAAAACCACACAAGAGAAGCAACATCCAACAGCTCGATTCCCTACACATCACCAACCAATCCATTGACTGACTCCACCTCTCAACAATCCGAACTGAAGCCCCAGGATCCGACCATGACGACCGCACAAATTCTCGATCAGATCGCTCATTCAACCAATGGCATTGCCCCTCATGATCTGGCTCGTACAGAATCAAGTCGTATGCTCGTTGAAGCCGCACCTATGGGCCTTATGCATATTAGCAAGAGTGGGCAGATCATTACGATGAATCATCGCTGCCTCGAAATTCTGCGATCGATTGCTGCTGATTTACAGCTTGTTCCCGATGAACTGCTCGGTGGTCCGGCAGCACATTTGTACGACCGCTTGCCCCAATTGGGACAGCTCTCGGCCAATCTTTATACCTCCCAGCGATTCATCCACCGAACTTCAACGAAAATGATTCAGGTTGATATTCACCCTGCCACTGCTCCTGGGGGTATCCGCGATGGTCAAATTGTCAGCTTTCAGGACATCACCGAAAAGAGACGACTTGAAATCGCTGCTGCTGAAGCAGAGGAGCATCAGCTTGCGACCAATCGCGTCCTGATTGAACTGCAAACTGCGGAAAGTCCTGAAGATGCTGCCCGAAAAGCACTGGAAGCGGTTCAGAAGGGTTTTGGCTGGGCCTACGGTTCGTATTGGGCCATGGATCGATCTGCCAACGTGCTGCGATTTGCTCAGGAATCTGGGACTGTGAATCCCGAATTTGCCAGCCTGACACAGACCACAACTTTTGCTGAAGGCGTGGGGCTTTGTGGACGTGCCTGGCGACAGCGGGAATTGATCTTTGTTCGCAATCTGGCACAAGTCCCGGATTGTGTGCGTGGCCCGGTGGCTATGCGTGCCGGTGTGAAATCGGGTGTGTGCTTTCCGCTGATTGTCGACGATCAGGTCGCCGGCACAATGGATTTCTTTGCCATGGAAGAACTGGAACTCTCAACGGCGAGAATTGAAACTTTGCGATCCGTCGGCCGGATGGTCTCTAACCAGGTCCAGCGTTTGAAAACAGCGAATACTCAGGCTGAGATCACGAAGAACGTCGAAGCAACCAATCGCGTTCAACTGGCACTTTCAGTGGCGACATCACCTGCAGAAGCCGTCCAGATCGCCTTGAAATCTGTGAAAGATGTCTTCGGTTGGGAGTATGGCTCTTACTGGGCGATCGATAACAAAGACCAGGTTTTGAAATTCTCAGCCGAAGATGGAACCGTTTCGCCGGAATTCCGTCGTGTGACAGAGACGTCCAGTTTTGCTCGCGGGGTGGGACTAAATGGTAAGGCGTGGCTGAACAAAGATCTGGTTTTCGTTCAGAACCTGGCAAGCGTGACTGATTGCGTCCGGGCACCATCTGCTCAAATCGCGGGTGTCAAGTCGGGCGTGGCTTTACCCATCACCATGTATGGGGAAGTGATTGGCACGATCGACTTCTTTGTCACTCGTGAAATCACCTTGTCTAAAGAACGTGCCGAAGCCTTGCGGACAGTAGCTAGAATTCTTTCCAGCACATTGCAGCAACTGGATGCCTTCCGCATGAAGTGCATGGTCGAGTCCATGCCTTCGAACATGATTCTGGCGGATTCCAACTTTAAGATCACTTACCTGAATCCGGCATCGATCAATCTTCTGCGGACTTTGGAAAAGTATCTCCCAGTCAAGGCGGATGCGATCCTGGGGCAAAGCATTGATATCTTCCATAAAGATCCTGCCTACCAGAGAAATATCCTGAACAACCTCGGTGGAAAGTCGCGGCAGGCTCAGATTCAGGTCGGGCCGGAATGGCTGAATCTGGTCATCAGCCCCGTAACGGATGCTTCAGGCAAATCGGTCGGCTCAATGATTACCTGGGATGTCGTGACCGAGAAACTTCGCATGGAAAACGAAGTCACCCGCATTCAGAACATGATGGAGAATATGCCCATCAATGTCCTCATGGCCAGCAGCGAAGGGGTGCTGGAATACTTCAATCCCGCGGCCTCTCAAAATCTCAAGCGGCTGGAAAATCAACTTCCACGTAAGGTGAGTGAACTCAAGGGCAAGCCTTTCGATCTCTTCTCCCGACAGACGGAACTGCAGTCTCGAATTCTCGGGAACCCCGGCAATCTGCCTTTCACCACCAGAGTCCAACTAGGCACAGATCATCTCGATGTCCAGGTGAATGCCATTTACGACAAAAAGGGGGACTACGTCGGGCCGATGGTGACCTTCACCATTATCACCGAACAGGTTCAGATGGCGGATACCTTCGAGAAAGATATTCGCGGAATTGTCGAGATCGTGACTTCATCAGCAACAGAAATGCAGGCCAGTGCCAAGTCTCTCGCGGCGACATCTGACGAAACGGCACGACAGGCACAGGTTGTTGCTGCTGCCAGTGAGGAAGCCACTCGCAATGTCGAAACAGTTTCTTCAGCCTCGGAAGAACTCAGTAAATCCATTTCCGAGATCGCCAGACATGTTCAGGATGCATCGAAAATGACAGCCACCGCTGTTCATGATGCTGAAAAGACGAATGCCACCATTCGAGACCTGGGGGTCTCCAGCAACGAAATCGGGCAGGTTGTCAAAGTCATTACTTCAATTGCTCAACAGACCAACCTGCTCGCTCTGAACGCAACCATCGAAGCAGCCCGTGCAGGAGAAGCCGGCAAAGGCTTCGCTGTGGTGGCCAATGAAGTCAAAGAACTGGCGCGACAGACGGCCAAGGCAACAGAGGAAATCAGCCAGAAGATCAACGCCATTCAGAATGCAACGGGTGTTGCAATCACTGCGATTGGTTCAATTGGTGAATCGATCCGGAAGATCAACGAGATCAGCACCACGATTGCCAGCGCGGTGGAAGAACAATCAGCGGCAACCAACGAAATTTCCCGTAATGTCTCAGAAGCAGCCCGTGGAACAGCCGAAGTCTCTTCCAATATTGCCGGGGTTTCACAAGCTGCCGACGAAGGTGGCAAGGGAGCCGGGGATATTCTCACAGCGGCTGAAGGCCTGGCAATCGAATCGAATCGGCTCGATCAGGCCACGACTCAATTCCTCCAGAAATTGCGATCCAACTAA
- a CDS encoding response regulator has product MKTLLLVDDSRAVRLATKRMVTSLGVNILEAEDGSQAWERVQSHPEIDAILLDWNMPVMDGITFLRKLREDKSQPQPAVIMCTTENDLPRILEAMQAGANEYIMKPFTEEIVREKLAGTGIL; this is encoded by the coding sequence ATGAAAACCTTGCTTCTAGTCGATGATTCGCGCGCCGTTCGTCTGGCAACCAAACGCATGGTGACCTCTTTGGGGGTTAACATTCTCGAGGCAGAAGATGGCAGTCAGGCCTGGGAACGTGTGCAGAGTCATCCAGAAATTGATGCCATTCTGCTCGACTGGAATATGCCGGTGATGGATGGCATTACGTTCCTTCGTAAACTGCGCGAAGATAAGTCGCAGCCTCAACCAGCTGTCATCATGTGTACGACCGAGAACGACCTGCCACGCATTCTCGAAGCGATGCAGGCGGGTGCTAACGAATACATTATGAAACCGTTCACGGAAGAAATCGTGCGCGAAAAACTTGCCGGAACAGGGATTCTATGA
- the cheB gene encoding chemotaxis-specific protein-glutamate methyltransferase CheB: MSLRPVKILVVDDSAVIRGLMAKVIESTEGLQLAGTAMHGEAALAFLKRNPVDIVVLDVEMPVMNGLDALRQIQIQFPRTHVIMASALTTAGAKVTVEALAQGAAGCVAKPQAKSASDAIQQVGAELVPLIRALTNKPEANSPDAAIDAETEIRSHSESNVSRTNIAYHTPSKTETATRSTGSSVLRRMPRPVQAIVIGTSTGGPKALSQIMSSIDDTIWQPILIVQHMPAAFTPMLAKHLGSDSRRVCVEAQTGMPILPRQIYVAPGDFHLEVVRKGADIVAQLHQAAPEHYCRPSVNPLFRTAADVWGKHLAAVMLTGMGDDGIEGTQAVHQAGGYILAQDAVSSVVWGMPGAVVKAGLHDEMLSLSEIAGRLRQIALWKGAA; the protein is encoded by the coding sequence ATGAGTTTACGTCCAGTGAAAATTCTGGTCGTGGATGACTCCGCCGTGATCCGTGGCCTGATGGCCAAAGTCATTGAATCGACCGAGGGTTTGCAGCTTGCTGGAACAGCGATGCATGGCGAAGCCGCCCTGGCATTTCTGAAACGCAATCCTGTAGACATTGTGGTCCTCGATGTCGAAATGCCTGTGATGAATGGACTCGACGCCTTGCGTCAGATCCAGATTCAGTTTCCCCGCACACATGTGATCATGGCTAGTGCTCTCACGACGGCCGGGGCGAAAGTGACTGTTGAAGCATTGGCGCAAGGTGCTGCAGGCTGTGTTGCGAAACCTCAGGCAAAGTCGGCGTCGGATGCGATCCAGCAGGTCGGAGCCGAACTTGTACCACTCATCCGGGCTCTGACGAACAAACCTGAGGCAAACAGTCCGGATGCGGCGATCGATGCCGAGACCGAGATTCGTTCACACTCCGAATCCAACGTATCCCGTACGAACATTGCGTATCATACTCCGTCGAAAACCGAGACGGCCACTCGATCAACCGGCAGTTCGGTACTACGCAGAATGCCTCGGCCCGTGCAGGCCATTGTGATTGGCACCAGCACAGGTGGCCCCAAAGCTCTGAGCCAGATCATGTCGAGCATTGATGACACGATCTGGCAACCCATACTGATCGTTCAGCACATGCCGGCGGCATTTACACCGATGCTGGCCAAGCATCTGGGAAGTGATTCCCGCAGAGTATGTGTCGAAGCTCAGACGGGCATGCCTATTCTCCCCAGGCAAATTTATGTAGCTCCTGGTGATTTTCATCTGGAAGTTGTTCGCAAAGGTGCGGATATCGTTGCCCAACTTCATCAGGCAGCACCGGAACATTATTGTCGCCCATCGGTGAATCCGCTCTTTCGGACAGCAGCCGATGTCTGGGGAAAACACCTGGCAGCAGTCATGTTAACCGGTATGGGTGATGACGGAATTGAAGGGACACAGGCCGTCCATCAGGCGGGTGGTTACATATTGGCACAGGATGCTGTCTCGAGTGTGGTTTGGGGAATGCCGGGAGCTGTCGTGAAAGCAGGCCTTCACGATGAGATGCTCTCGCTGTCCGAGATTGCAGGTCGTCTCCGGCAGATTGCATTGTGGAAAGGGGCAGCATGA
- a CDS encoding CheR family methyltransferase, whose translation MTIDSNDYDFLSALVARRSGLALGSGKEYLLEARLIPIANSLGMPSLVELVRHLRIRRDENLEATITEAMTTNETLFFRDKTPFDELKERILPELIANRQTSRRLRIWSAAASTGQEAYSLLMTIRESFPQLSTWRIEVIGTDISQQALSKARQGTYSQFEVQRGLPIQLLVKYFQQVPEGWQISQDLRNAVTFKPLNLLENLSSLGEFDIIFCRNVLIYFEQANKTTILDRMERQLRPDGYLVLGAAETVLGVTNRFQRVRSCKSAVYAPSRQFQTV comes from the coding sequence ATGACCATTGATTCCAACGACTATGATTTCCTATCGGCTCTGGTCGCAAGACGATCAGGTTTAGCCCTGGGAAGCGGAAAAGAATATCTCCTCGAAGCTCGTCTCATTCCCATTGCCAATTCGTTGGGTATGCCCAGCCTCGTTGAACTGGTTCGTCATCTCAGAATTCGCCGGGATGAAAATCTCGAGGCCACCATCACGGAAGCGATGACGACGAATGAGACATTATTCTTTCGAGATAAGACACCTTTTGATGAACTCAAAGAACGGATTCTTCCGGAGTTGATTGCGAATCGGCAAACCAGCCGCAGGCTGCGGATCTGGTCCGCGGCAGCTTCCACTGGCCAGGAAGCTTATTCGCTCCTGATGACGATTCGCGAGTCCTTTCCACAATTGTCGACATGGCGTATCGAAGTCATTGGAACCGATATCAGCCAGCAAGCGTTGTCTAAAGCCAGGCAGGGAACCTACTCGCAGTTCGAAGTTCAGCGAGGTCTGCCCATTCAACTGCTGGTCAAGTATTTCCAGCAGGTACCAGAAGGTTGGCAGATTTCCCAAGATCTGCGAAATGCCGTCACCTTCAAGCCACTCAACCTGCTGGAGAATCTCTCTTCGCTGGGTGAATTTGACATTATCTTCTGCCGCAATGTTCTCATCTATTTTGAACAAGCCAATAAGACCACCATTCTCGACCGTATGGAACGACAACTCCGGCCGGATGGTTACCTGGTGCTTGGTGCTGCAGAGACTGTCCTGGGTGTGACGAATCGATTTCAGAGAGTTCGAAGCTGTAAATCTGCCGTGTATGCACCTTCCAGACAGTTTCAGACCGTTTAA
- a CDS encoding hybrid sensor histidine kinase/response regulator has translation MAVPERVVVLGASSEQHEQILQHLRGFPVDVLPPATPFSHFSNDDLPDGVLVIGTMASLAMRLNEINALVQHLPDGLVVLNHQQQVLWWNRRIEELAGTNDLSGRDFFGILQNPQIEGPDFSPLNQALATSETTRTKLRLSDKQYLEILVSPVLDDHNELPLGLVVTVHDISNDVLEREKLNAIHQAGRELGDLSAEELIEMSVEDRIELLKQKIIQFTQDTLNYETIEIRLLDRNTKSLDPLLHVGMTEEASHRKLFANATNNGVTGFVAATGSSYLCEETSSDPLYLPGALGARSSLTVPLILHDEVLGTFNVESSKAGAFSHRDLQFLELFAREIAISLNTLELFAVEKMTAQSESMNLVLREIHRPLSEILGDANWILDGFIGHQPEICERLQRVINHTRGIRDLIMKIGEAAQPALPHAPVAYQPAAQRARIRGKRILVVDQDDTIRQAANDLLVRFGCVVEAASSGIEAERLVRGYHYDAAIIDIRLPDMTGFDGFVRIRQLNEHLPVILMTGFGYDPSHSIVKARQMGLKSALYKPFRLEQLLSELEKVMTPPAEPTAS, from the coding sequence GTGGCTGTTCCTGAACGTGTGGTGGTTCTCGGAGCAAGCAGCGAGCAGCACGAGCAGATTCTGCAGCATTTGCGTGGCTTCCCGGTGGATGTTCTCCCTCCAGCGACGCCATTTTCCCACTTCTCGAATGATGATCTACCGGATGGAGTGCTGGTCATCGGCACGATGGCTTCCCTGGCCATGCGGCTGAATGAAATTAACGCGCTGGTTCAGCATCTTCCCGACGGGCTTGTGGTACTCAATCATCAGCAACAGGTTCTCTGGTGGAATCGCCGGATCGAAGAGCTGGCGGGAACGAACGATCTTTCGGGGCGGGATTTCTTTGGAATTTTACAAAACCCGCAAATCGAAGGGCCCGATTTCTCACCTCTTAATCAAGCTCTGGCCACCAGCGAAACCACTCGAACAAAGCTGCGGTTGAGCGACAAACAGTATCTTGAAATTCTCGTTTCACCGGTCCTTGACGATCATAATGAGCTTCCTCTGGGACTGGTCGTTACGGTTCATGACATTTCGAACGATGTCCTCGAACGCGAAAAACTCAATGCGATCCATCAGGCCGGTCGAGAACTGGGTGATCTTTCTGCCGAAGAACTCATCGAGATGTCGGTGGAGGATCGCATTGAACTTCTCAAACAGAAGATCATTCAATTCACGCAGGATACGCTCAATTACGAAACGATCGAAATCCGTCTGTTGGATCGCAATACGAAATCATTAGATCCCTTGCTGCATGTCGGGATGACTGAAGAAGCTTCTCACCGGAAACTGTTTGCCAATGCGACGAATAACGGAGTGACAGGTTTCGTGGCAGCTACAGGGAGCAGCTATCTTTGCGAAGAAACTTCGAGCGATCCTTTGTACTTGCCTGGTGCGCTGGGAGCTCGAAGTTCGCTGACAGTGCCCTTGATTCTGCACGATGAAGTGCTGGGAACTTTCAATGTCGAAAGCTCGAAAGCGGGAGCATTCTCCCATCGCGATCTGCAATTTCTGGAGCTGTTTGCACGCGAAATCGCGATATCGCTGAATACACTGGAGTTGTTCGCCGTTGAGAAAATGACGGCGCAAAGCGAGAGTATGAATCTCGTCCTGAGAGAGATTCATCGTCCGCTCTCTGAAATTCTGGGGGATGCCAACTGGATTCTCGATGGGTTTATTGGTCACCAACCCGAGATCTGTGAGCGATTGCAGCGAGTGATCAATCACACCCGTGGTATTCGTGATCTGATCATGAAAATCGGAGAAGCTGCTCAACCGGCCCTTCCTCACGCACCAGTGGCCTATCAACCTGCCGCCCAAAGAGCACGCATTCGCGGCAAGCGAATTCTTGTCGTCGACCAGGATGATACGATTCGCCAGGCCGCAAATGATCTTCTTGTTCGGTTTGGTTGTGTGGTGGAAGCTGCCAGCAGCGGCATTGAGGCTGAACGACTTGTGCGTGGATATCATTATGACGCTGCCATTATTGATATCCGTCTCCCTGACATGACAGGGTTCGACGGCTTCGTGCGAATTCGACAGTTGAATGAGCATCTGCCTGTCATCCTGATGACAGGTTTCGGCTATGACCCTTCGCATTCGATCGTCAAAGCCAGACAGATGGGTTTGAAATCAGCACTCTACAAACCATTCCGCCTTGAGCAGCTTTTGAGTGAACTGGAAAAGGTGATGACTCCTCCAGCCGAACCCACCGCTTCGTGA
- a CDS encoding sigma-54-dependent transcriptional regulator — translation MSMTQGSLLVVDDDRQLAESMADYLRSLGHRTETSFTARDAMARMKEYRFDIVICDVNLPDEDGFAVLEWANKAVPDTEIILLTGYGTIESAVDAIRLGAFDYLTKPVIDEELNFSIQRALGKREIVAENRQLKQQLNDRFGLANIVGHDYRMLKMYDIIESVADTRTTVLVLGESGTGKTLTARAIHQLSNRRDKPFVEVACGALPDTLLESELFGHVAGAFTGASHDRAGKFLQANGGTLFLDEIATASPSLQVKLLRVLQDREFEAVGGNKTHKVDVRLILATNVDLEEAVAKGEFRQDLYYRINVVTLTQPSLRERISDIPLLAEHYLKEFVSQTGKNVTGFSEQVLSAMARYRWPGNVRELVNVVERAVVLCKGTVIGLQDLPENMRRDEPAALLGAVTNVSAGSSLKTALASPEKQLIIDALESHGWNRQLTAEALGINRTTLYKKMKKFGISFERHLMMS, via the coding sequence ATGTCGATGACTCAAGGATCCCTGCTTGTCGTGGATGATGACCGACAGCTCGCGGAATCGATGGCCGATTATCTGCGCAGTCTGGGACATCGGACTGAGACTTCATTCACCGCACGGGATGCCATGGCCCGTATGAAGGAGTATCGCTTCGACATCGTGATCTGTGATGTCAATCTTCCCGATGAAGATGGCTTCGCTGTACTCGAATGGGCCAACAAAGCTGTCCCGGACACGGAAATCATTCTGTTGACAGGCTATGGCACGATTGAAAGCGCTGTGGATGCGATTCGGCTAGGGGCGTTTGACTATCTCACCAAGCCTGTGATCGATGAAGAATTGAACTTCTCCATTCAGCGGGCGCTGGGCAAGCGGGAAATTGTCGCTGAGAATCGGCAGCTCAAGCAGCAACTGAATGATCGATTCGGCCTGGCAAATATTGTGGGGCATGATTACCGCATGCTCAAGATGTACGACATTATTGAAAGCGTCGCCGACACGCGAACGACCGTGCTGGTGCTTGGCGAAAGCGGAACAGGAAAGACACTCACTGCCCGAGCCATTCATCAACTCAGTAATCGTCGAGACAAGCCATTTGTGGAAGTCGCGTGTGGGGCACTGCCCGATACTTTGCTGGAGAGCGAACTCTTCGGCCACGTGGCGGGTGCATTTACCGGGGCCTCGCACGATCGAGCGGGGAAATTCCTGCAGGCTAATGGAGGAACATTGTTCCTCGACGAAATTGCGACGGCATCGCCGAGTTTGCAGGTTAAACTTTTGCGCGTGCTCCAGGATCGCGAGTTTGAAGCCGTCGGTGGAAACAAAACCCACAAAGTCGATGTGCGGCTGATTCTGGCGACCAATGTTGATCTCGAAGAAGCTGTCGCCAAGGGTGAGTTCCGACAGGATCTGTACTATCGAATCAATGTCGTGACTTTGACACAGCCTTCGCTGCGTGAACGAATCAGCGATATTCCCCTGTTGGCCGAGCATTACCTGAAAGAATTTGTCTCACAGACAGGCAAGAATGTGACCGGTTTCAGTGAGCAGGTACTCTCTGCGATGGCTCGTTATCGTTGGCCAGGGAATGTTCGAGAGCTCGTGAATGTCGTCGAACGTGCAGTGGTTCTGTGTAAGGGCACTGTTATTGGCCTGCAGGATCTGCCAGAAAATATGCGTCGCGACGAACCGGCTGCCTTGCTGGGGGCCGTCACGAATGTCTCTGCGGGATCAAGCCTGAAAACGGCGCTGGCCTCTCCCGAAAAGCAGCTCATTATCGATGCTCTGGAATCACATGGGTGGAACCGGCAATTGACGGCTGAAGCCTTAGGGATCAACCGCACCACGCTCTACAAAAAGATGAAGAAGTTCGGCATCAGCTTCGAACGTCATCTGATGATGTCGTAA
- a CDS encoding type II secretion system F family protein: protein MMIDFATIVPLAIFASITLAVFAALQLFSREQSRASQRLDEFNNPLLREQQRGQKNGMSNLLEKAAPALSKALEPKSELEQSQLKIRLANAGFHSSEAPMIYLAIKTVCLVVGLVLGGGLGMYRYGTTQAGLTTLIIAAGAGFYLPEAVLAYLISKRKQAIFLQLPDVLDLLVVCVEAGLGLDAGLRRVAEELKDTAPEICGELAMCNLQLQMGRNRRDMLHDLGVRTGVDDVKALVAIMIQADKFGSSIAQALRVQSDSMRVKRRQIAEEKAQKTAVQMLFPMVIFIFPGIFVVLVGPAAIKMMDQLLNKP from the coding sequence ATGATGATTGATTTCGCTACGATTGTCCCGTTGGCAATCTTTGCCTCGATCACCTTGGCAGTATTTGCTGCTCTGCAGTTATTCAGCCGAGAGCAGAGCCGTGCCAGTCAGCGACTGGATGAGTTCAACAATCCATTATTGAGAGAACAGCAGCGAGGACAGAAAAATGGCATGTCCAACCTTCTTGAGAAAGCCGCCCCGGCTCTATCGAAGGCGTTGGAACCTAAGTCGGAGCTGGAACAAAGCCAACTGAAAATTCGCCTCGCGAATGCCGGCTTTCATTCCTCTGAGGCACCCATGATTTATCTGGCTATAAAGACCGTTTGCCTGGTCGTGGGCCTGGTTTTGGGTGGTGGGTTGGGAATGTACCGCTATGGGACAACTCAAGCCGGTTTGACAACATTAATCATCGCTGCTGGTGCCGGCTTTTATCTTCCAGAAGCTGTTCTGGCTTATCTCATCAGTAAGCGAAAGCAGGCGATTTTTCTTCAATTGCCTGATGTGCTGGATCTGCTGGTTGTCTGTGTCGAGGCCGGTCTGGGATTAGATGCCGGATTGCGGCGTGTTGCGGAAGAATTGAAGGATACGGCGCCGGAGATTTGCGGTGAACTGGCGATGTGTAACCTGCAGCTTCAGATGGGACGAAACCGTCGGGACATGCTGCATGACCTGGGAGTGAGGACAGGTGTTGATGATGTGAAGGCTCTCGTGGCCATCATGATTCAGGCCGATAAGTTTGGTTCTTCCATCGCCCAGGCGTTACGCGTGCAGTCAGATTCCATGCGAGTGAAAAGGCGTCAGATTGCCGAAGAGAAAGCTCAAAAAACAGCCGTACAAATGCTGTTTCCCATGGTGATTTTCATTTTTCCAGGCATCTTCGTCGTGCTGGTCGGCCCTGCTGCCATCAAGATGATGGATCAACTGCTGAATAAGCCGTGA